One window from the genome of Rhodococcus sp. ABRD24 encodes:
- a CDS encoding acetyl-CoA C-acetyltransferase: MFAVSNSPSATDIVVCEPLRTPVGRYGGVFRDVPAADLGARVISELLRRTGVAPESIDDVIFGQCYPNGEAPAIGRVAALDAGLPVTVPGQQLDRRCGSGLQAVLDAAMRVQTGVADLIIAGGVESMSRAEYYTESMRWGAKGAPAALHDRLARGRVTAGGRNHPVPGGMLETAENLRRTYGIGRQEQDELAAASHQSAVAAIEAGLFAEEIVPVDVPVKGGGTDTVTRDEHPRSDTTVESLARLRPVMSRTDPDSTVTAGNSSGQNDGAAACLVTTRANAERLGLNPLARLVTWAVAGVQPSVMGIGPVPSTARALERAGLELSAIDLIELNEAFAAQALACMREWNFGLADHERTNVNGSGISLGHPVGATGVRILATLLREMQRRDARYGLETMCIGGGQGLTAIFERVS; encoded by the coding sequence ATTTTCGCAGTGAGTAACTCACCGTCAGCAACCGATATCGTCGTCTGCGAGCCGCTGCGTACCCCCGTCGGGCGGTACGGCGGGGTGTTCCGCGATGTTCCCGCCGCCGACCTCGGTGCCCGAGTGATCTCGGAGCTCCTGCGGCGCACAGGGGTTGCCCCCGAGTCCATCGACGACGTCATCTTCGGCCAGTGTTACCCCAACGGTGAAGCCCCGGCGATCGGCCGGGTGGCCGCCCTCGACGCCGGCCTGCCGGTCACCGTGCCCGGCCAGCAGCTGGACCGGCGTTGCGGCTCCGGTTTGCAGGCGGTACTCGACGCGGCCATGCGAGTCCAGACCGGCGTCGCCGATCTGATCATCGCCGGCGGCGTCGAATCCATGAGCCGCGCCGAGTATTACACCGAATCGATGCGCTGGGGCGCCAAGGGCGCTCCAGCGGCCCTCCACGATCGCCTGGCCCGAGGACGCGTCACCGCCGGCGGCCGAAACCACCCGGTGCCCGGCGGCATGCTCGAGACCGCCGAGAACCTGCGCCGCACCTACGGCATCGGCAGGCAGGAGCAGGACGAGCTTGCCGCAGCATCCCACCAGAGCGCCGTGGCGGCAATCGAGGCAGGGCTGTTCGCGGAGGAGATTGTGCCCGTGGATGTCCCGGTCAAGGGTGGTGGTACTGACACCGTCACGCGGGACGAGCACCCCCGCTCCGACACCACCGTCGAATCGCTCGCCCGCCTGCGTCCGGTCATGTCGAGGACCGACCCGGACTCGACAGTCACCGCAGGCAACTCCAGCGGCCAGAACGACGGTGCCGCAGCATGCCTCGTGACGACGCGAGCCAATGCGGAGCGGCTGGGACTCAATCCACTCGCGCGCCTGGTCACATGGGCCGTCGCAGGCGTGCAGCCGTCGGTCATGGGTATCGGTCCGGTCCCTTCCACCGCCCGCGCACTAGAGCGCGCCGGACTGGAGCTGTCCGCAATCGATCTGATCGAACTCAACGAGGCCTTCGCAGCACAGGCCCTCGCGTGCATGCGGGAGTGGAACTTCGGCCTCGCCGATCACGAGCGCACCAACGTCAACGGATCGGGCATCTCGCTCGGCCACCCGGTCGGTGCCACCGGCGTGCGTATCCTCGCCACTCTGTTGCGTGAGATGCAGCGCCGCGATGCACGCTACGGC